The Oreochromis aureus strain Israel breed Guangdong linkage group 7, ZZ_aureus, whole genome shotgun sequence region GGTCCATCTAACGTTGTTGGGCTGCACCTCAGACTGTCCAAGAGCTCAGTGATATCCTGATCAAGGTCCAGATGTATGAAAGCCCCAACGTTCTCAGGCATGCATACAAGCAGGTGAGGGCTGTACAACAGCTGGAATGAAGTTCAGCAAAATGGACCAGGCTGCCgcatcattttttcactttttcagggGTATCTTTGaataattttcatttccatcaaacgACTCGGGATGCTTACGTTCCAAACACATTACCCAGTCCATATCATTTTTTCCCCTATGGAGGTCTGatccttttactttttttaaaagaagtatTTAACCCAATTAACCACAACTCAACCAGCAATAAATTCCAAGTGTGTGTCCCTTTCTTTCGTTTTTTGCTAAGTTTTATACTTTTAGCTTTTCCAGTTACTTAATCTCCTAAAACACTTTAGCTGCTATCTTAATGCAGTCTTACCATAATAAGTAAGAAACTCTGCAACATGGAGAAACGTCAGAGACACCAAGACATTGAAGATCCAGTTGACCCCAGCTGAACAGGCGTTGCCAGTACTGCGCGCCCAAAGTGGGTAGATCTCAGAGTTCACTGTCCAAGGCATGGGGCCCATACCTGTAACATTCAAAGAGGTTGGGTATGAAGAAGCATTTTCTTACATCTTGAAAAtgttttctatttctatttccATAACTCATTTCTTAGTGTCACATTACAACGTATTAAAAAGTGatgattttgttttcaaatttgCAAATGTTTGAATAGACATGATttagtataaaagatggacccAGATTCTCTGTGTGAAAAGTTATACTAAGGCGTAAGTGCCTTTTATAAGGAAGGAATTTTTAAGGCAACTTTTAAATGAGATCATGTGTTTTCAGAAAAGTCATTTTCAGATGGGGCGACTCATCTGTAGATGGTTTATTATTTGAATGACAGCCTGTTCATCACAAGTTCAGCCAATAAGACAGCAATGCAACAGTCAGACCGAGCGCTCACTCGTCAGCTTTATAATGTGTCTTCACTGAATGTCACACAGTAGCCATAGCCATCATTTATACTGTCCAAGTTACCTCACAATCATCTAACTAAATTAGGGGAATAGACTCAGCATGTTTAGGTTCAGCTGCAATAAGATGGGGATGGCTATGAACttagaaataataattaaaataacaaaataaaaacaaatacaaacaaacaagaacaaataaATTTTAAACCTGGAGCAAAGAATGCGAGGTAGAGGATGAGGCCAAAAAGAACAATCCAGGAGTAAGATGAAGGACAGTAGTTGTAAGCCCAAATTGGATTGTCGCTTGCTTCTGTTCCATTGGAACACctggattaaaaataaaaaataaaaataataataataaaaaacagaaaccatATTGTACTTCATAAAGCCACGCTACTGTTTTACATTTagattttatttcattaaacATAACGTTATCAAATGTTTTACTTACCTTACTTTCATTGTATTGCATTTAgatttttacttattttgtttctttgatttaCTTAACTTTTGGattgaatatttgttttattttgttttttcccccctttttaaaTATCTGTCACATTATATTTTCCTTTTATTGAGCTAATTATCTCAATTTTTGGGATAGATAATGCAGTTTATCTTAATAATATTTGATCTGCAAAACAATCTATTACAGTGCAGGTCATAGACAGTTATACTTTAATACTTCAAGTACTACTTTTAGTAGTATTTAAAACTGGATCTTAAAATAATGCTCAGACAAATTAACTGAAGGTCAGGAAGAGATGTGATATCCAACTCAAGtttaaaacacacaacacatcaCCACACCTATGACGTAACATTGGATCCTGTTAATGTGACACAGACAGGAGGCTATAAAACTCCACCCTTCTGTTCCTTCTAACCATTGTCTTACAACAAAGAGGATCATTCAAGTTAATAATGGACAGTTTTATCGGCATCTGTTTGTATTTAACATTACATTATATATGTAAAAGATGTCTGCTGATGGCATTGCAAGACATCcctgtgtttttggttttggttttttaccTTGAAAATGATTGCATTAGTAATTAAGTTGAGATTATATCATGCAGGCTTATATTTTTTCCATGAGTTTGTTAGCACTGTTATTTCACTACTTCTTTCACTTTATCCATCCACTTAGCAGTCATATCCAAGAAAGAAATCACTGGAACATCTTTCAGGACCTTTCAATGTTTTGTGAGTTAATGCATACAACTtcccttaaaagaaaaaaaaacctacaatcataaacaaacaaaaacaaaaaaaaacaaatatctgaCCTTCCCCAGGCTGCATGATCCGTGGATGACTGATTGACAGGAACACAGGAAGAGTCGTACACGTTGGTGCCGTTTTCAAGGAAACAAAATCCACAATCCGGATCCAGCATGCAGCCTTCACAAGACCTGCAGGACAGAGATGAATGCAAAAGCTCTCACATAAGACACCACCAAATCTACTGAGCAGCAGACATCAGGCTTTTAAAGATTAATCAAATACAGCTATTGTTGGAGATAGAAGGAAGAGTGAGGGGTTAAAAATCACcagacatgcaaacacacactccaAGAATGAAAGTTAGTGAAATCATTTTCACAGCAGTGAAGAAATACCAAGATAAGCATTGACACTTAGCCACAAAACTGTCATAATACAACCAAATGTTGAATGACAACATAGACAGGAAGTTGAAGTTCCCGCATGCTATGTtgcaatgcaaaaataaataaaaaattagtgcagtgtgatttatttatttttttacccaTATGTCCTGCAGGTTGAGTTTTGAGGGTCTAATGGGTGGAAGGTTATAGGAGGAGAGTTCTGGGCAGATAGCAAGAACCCAACTGCCAACAGAGCCAGACTGAGACCGGTGCCTGCATCGGAAACATAATGAGACAAACACGCTGAGAAAGATGGAAAATCCTGGAGGGGTGTGTGCATAAAGAAACAGTTCATTTTCATATACCTGAATAATATGATTGACCAAATATAATACTActaccataaaaaaaaaaaaacacattagttttacttttgaagTCAGTCTGGTTGCAAAAGCCCCAGAGATGTTTACATGAAAATGACCCCAGTCCTGCCCACTGTAAACACTTTTGGACTTAGTTACAGTAAGAACAcacttttatagttttattgTTGATTTGTGACAAATTATGTTAAATTAACTTAAAAGAAACACCCcccaaacttaaaaaaaatgcatctatCAATCAAGTAATCTCTGTAATTACAAACCTAAAAGACTGCCCAGGGTCAGCTTCCTGCGACCCACTTTCTCAACAAGCCAGACTCCCAACAAGGTAAACACAAAGTTGGTAGCTGAAGTTGCTGCAGCCAACCATATTGCCTGTTTATCATCACGCACCCCAGCCATCTGCACAATGGTTGCACTGTAGTACCTAGGATAAAGCACAGGACAGCACAGGATAGATttacagaaaacacacatgctcTGATGTAGCGCTTGAGGTTTTACAGCAGTGGTTAGCATTGTCATGCGGTCTGAaactgaacaaaacaaaaagtcagcCTACATGACGGTGTTTATCCCAGACAACTGCTGAAACATCTGGAGCCCACAACCAATGATGAGAGCCCTGCGAGTCGGCGAGTGCCTGAGGATACGGAAAATAACAGGCCCACCTAAAAataaccaggaaaaaaaaagaaaacacacagtgtGATTAAGCACACGCAGATAACACCTGCTATGGTGCACAACTTACTTTCCCTTTTCCCAGACATCGTTTACCTCCATTTaaatttttctcttcttcttcttcaatgCTGGCTCTGATGGTGTCATACTCCTCGTCAATGTTCTGGCCTCCTCTGATCTGGCTGAGAACCTGACGGGCCTCTTGGCTTCGGCCTTTTTGGAGGAGCCAACGGGGGCTCTCGGGCAGAAAAATAAAGCCGAAGAACTGCAGCACGGAAGGAAGGCTGGAAAGGCCTAACATGTACCTAAAGCATGGAGAAGACACAACCTCTTGGAATCTGAAAACTCTGGTGCCCTTATTGGCATTCACGGCAAAGATCCAAATAATGGTAAAAAAGGGATAAATCAATTTaaccaaactaaactaaaccccTGTCATGTAAAGCCCTTAGCACAGGTGAGAGAGCAGCAATGCTGCGTACCTCCAGCCGTCTTGTCTCAGGTAGCTGAAAGCCCCATCAACCACACTGGCAATGAACTGGCCACCAGTGATAAAGAGGGAATTGATAGTGACCAGCTGACCTCGCAGGTGAGGAGGGGAAACTTCTGCGATGTACACAGGAACAGTCATGGAAGCAATGCCTAAAGGCAAGGAGGGGAACAGTTTCATGCTAATGTACAACAGATGCATTCCCACAGACAATTCATATTACATCCTAGCTCTGTGTTTGAATACGGCAAATATTGAATAATGAAAGTCAAACAAAGGGCTCCTTATAAGGAGCAAAATCATAATGGTGACTTTACCTCGATACAAGCTGTAGTGTTAAATAAAACAACTCACCTATGCCCAAACCAACTGTAATT contains the following coding sequences:
- the LOC116313985 gene encoding proton myo-inositol cotransporter-like isoform X5, whose amino-acid sequence is MSNLMASRRQKAGDDGERSLIGPPSRHVDENLLDQDAPKPLFVYLLAFFSALGGFLFGYDTGVVSGAMILLKKEMNLNALWQELLVSSTVGAAALSALSGGYLNGWLGRRICILVASFIFTVGGIILSLAPDKVVLLVGRITVGLGIGIASMTVPVYIAEVSPPHLRGQLVTINSLFITGGQFIASVVDGAFSYLRQDGWRYMLGLSSLPSVLQFFGFIFLPESPRWLLQKGRSQEARQVLSQIRGGQNIDEEYDTIRASIEEEEEKNLNGGGPVIFRILRHSPTRRALIIGCGLQMFQQLSGINTVMYYSATIVQMAGVRDDKQAIWLAAATSATNFVFTLLGVWLVEKVGRRKLTLGSLLGTGLSLALLAVGFLLSAQNSPPITFHPLDPQNSTCRTYGSCEGCMLDPDCGFCFLENGTNVYDSSCVPVNQSSTDHAAWGRCSNGTEASDNPIWAYNYCPSSYSWIVLFGLILYLAFFAPGMGPMPWTVNSEIYPLWARSTGNACSAGVNWIFNVLVSLTFLHVAEFLTYYGAFFLYTGLAMLGLIFVLGCLPETKGLQLEEIENLFAGQLCSCGDPSPNDNRHVQYIRHDLEFSQANYGAVESDSAIAYITVSNASRY
- the LOC116313985 gene encoding proton myo-inositol cotransporter-like isoform X2; translated protein: MGNDCIHVHVTATSSQNYDEYSLEHMSNLMASRRQKAGDDGERSLIGPPSRHVDENLLDQDAPKPLFVYLLAFFSALGGFLFGYDTGVVSGAMILLKKEMNLNALWQELLVSSTVGAAALSALSGGYLNGWLGRRICILVASFIFTVGGIILSLAPDKVVLLVGRITVGLGIGIASMTVPVYIAEVSPPHLRGQLVTINSLFITGGQFIASVVDGAFSYLRQDGWRYMLGLSSLPSVLQFFGFIFLPESPRWLLQKGRSQEARQVLSQIRGGQNIDEEYDTIRASIEEEEEKNLNGGGPVIFRILRHSPTRRALIIGCGLQMFQQLSGINTVMYYSATIVQMAGVRDDKQAIWLAAATSATNFVFTLLGVWLVEKVGRRKLTLGSLLGTGLSLALLAVGFLLSAQNSPPITFHPLDPQNSTCRTYGSCEGCMLDPDCGFCFLENGTNVYDSSCVPVNQSSTDHAAWGRCSNGTEASDNPIWAYNYCPSSYSWIVLFGLILYLAFFAPGMGPMPWTVNSEIYPLWARSTGNACSAGVNWIFNVLVSLTFLHVAEFLTYYGAFFLYTGLAMLGLIFVLGCLPETKGLQLEEIENLFAGQLCSCGDPSPNDNRHVQYIRHDLEFSQANYGAVESDSAIAYITVSNASRY
- the LOC116313985 gene encoding proton myo-inositol cotransporter-like isoform X1 — protein: MGNDCIHVHVTATSSQNSYDEYSLEHMSNLMASRRQKAGDDGERSLIGPPSRHVDENLLDQDAPKPLFVYLLAFFSALGGFLFGYDTGVVSGAMILLKKEMNLNALWQELLVSSTVGAAALSALSGGYLNGWLGRRICILVASFIFTVGGIILSLAPDKVVLLVGRITVGLGIGIASMTVPVYIAEVSPPHLRGQLVTINSLFITGGQFIASVVDGAFSYLRQDGWRYMLGLSSLPSVLQFFGFIFLPESPRWLLQKGRSQEARQVLSQIRGGQNIDEEYDTIRASIEEEEEKNLNGGGPVIFRILRHSPTRRALIIGCGLQMFQQLSGINTVMYYSATIVQMAGVRDDKQAIWLAAATSATNFVFTLLGVWLVEKVGRRKLTLGSLLGTGLSLALLAVGFLLSAQNSPPITFHPLDPQNSTCRTYGSCEGCMLDPDCGFCFLENGTNVYDSSCVPVNQSSTDHAAWGRCSNGTEASDNPIWAYNYCPSSYSWIVLFGLILYLAFFAPGMGPMPWTVNSEIYPLWARSTGNACSAGVNWIFNVLVSLTFLHVAEFLTYYGAFFLYTGLAMLGLIFVLGCLPETKGLQLEEIENLFAGQLCSCGDPSPNDNRHVQYIRHDLEFSQANYGAVESDSAIAYITVSNASRY
- the LOC116313985 gene encoding proton myo-inositol cotransporter-like isoform X3, which gives rise to MGNDCIHVHVTATSSQNSYDEYSLEHMSNLMASRRQKAGDDGERSLIGPPSRHVDENLLDQDAPKPLFVYLLAFFSALGGFLFGYDTGVVSGAMILLKKEMNLNALWQELLVSSTVGAAALSALSGGYLNGWLGRRICILVASFIFTVGGIILSLAPDKVVLLVGRITVGLGIGIASMTVPVYIAEVSPPHLRGQLVTINSLFITGGQFIASVVDGAFSYLRQDGWRYMLGLSSLPSVLQFFGFIFLPESPRWLLQKGRSQEARQVLSQIRGGQNIDEEYDTIRASIEEEEEKNLNGGGPVIFRILRHSPTRRALIIGCGLQMFQQLSGINTVMYYSATIVQMAGVRDDKQAIWLAAATSATNFVFTLLGVWLVEKVGRRKLTLGSLLGTGLSLALLAVGFLLSAQNSPPITFHPLDPQNSTCRTYGSCEGCMLDPDCGFCFLENGTNVYDSSCVPVNQSSTDHAAWGRCSNGTEASDNPIWAYNYCPSSYSWIVLFGLILYLAFFAPGMGPMPWTVNSEIYPLWARSTGNACSAGVNWIFNVLVSLTFLHVAEFLTYYGAFFLYTGLAMLGLIFVLGCLPETKGLQLEEIENLFAGQLCSCGDPSPNDNRHVQYIRHDLEFSQANYGAVESDSAIAYITLR
- the LOC116313985 gene encoding proton myo-inositol cotransporter-like isoform X4, which translates into the protein MGNDCIHVHVTATSSQNSYDEYSLEHMSNLMASRRQKAGDDGERSLIGPPSRHVDENLLDQDAPKPLFVYLLAFFSALGGFLFGYDTGVVSGAMILLKKEMNLNALWQELLVSSTVGAAALSALSGGYLNGWLGRRICILVASFIFTVGGIILSLAPDKVVLLVGRITVGLGIGIASMTVPVYIAEVSPPHLRGQLVTINSLFITGGQFIASVVDGAFSYLRQDGWRYMLGLSSLPSVLQFFGFIFLPESPRWLLQKGRSQEARQVLSQIRGGQNIDEEYDTIRASIEEEEEKNLNGGGPVIFRILRHSPTRRALIIGCGLQMFQQLSGINTVMYYSATIVQMAGVRDDKQAIWLAAATSATNFVFTLLGVWLVEKVGRRKLTLGSLLGTGLSLALLAVGFLLSAQNSPPITFHPLDPQNSTCRTYGSCEGCMLDPDCGFCFLENGTNVYDSSCVPVNQSSTDHAAWGRCSNGTEASDNPIWAYNYCPSSYSWIVLFGLILYLAFFAPGMGPMPWTVNSEIYPLWARSTGNACSAGVNWIFNVLVSLTFLHVAEFLTYYGAFFLYTGLAMLGLIFVLGCLPETKGLQLEEIENLFAGQLCSCGDPSPNDNRHVQYIRVKGSNYLPSDNDASDVE